The following nucleotide sequence is from Glycine max cultivar Williams 82 chromosome 9, Glycine_max_v4.0, whole genome shotgun sequence.
GTACGTATATCTATCTCTAGAATAATTCATGAAATAGCATAGAATAACTTAGTCAGaaagaaatattatataacaatgGAAGCTTAAGTGCTTTcatgtataatttttgtttaacaaaaattatacattataatttttgtgGGTCCAATAGACAATTCTATAAGTATAAGAAATTGATTGgtcataaaattaaacattatactattattatgataatatatatcaCAATGAACTTGCCTTTAGAGAAGGACTCTAAATGTACATTTGATTAAATAAAGACACTTGTTTCACCTGCTACTTCACCTAGGGATTAACTTAgtttttataatgaataatatatatatatatatatatatatatatatatatatatatatatatatatatatttgaagtcGAGTGAGCAAGTGGAATACATGTTTAAGTTAGCCACTCGTagctaaaagaaaatatattatatacatataaagtAATATGAGTATTATTTATGTTAATGCAATATAGTATCACTCAGTAAGGAAGATTTTACCTTTCAAAATCAGTCCCACCATGTAAGGACATGCAagacataaatataaatattcaaattaaaagaaagtttTGTCTACATAACTAGTTGCACATGTCAAACTTTTCAAAAATGGGTGGCGCACGACAAGTCTATTTTTGCATTATGAGAGTGGAATTCGTGCATACAAAATCAGACAATTAGATTAGGAAAAATAAGTGACGGCTTCTTTATTACAGGATCCAAGAACCCCCCTTATAAGTataatgatgaaaaatatatttttgtttacatattaCAATGTTTTAAAGTTAAGAGGAAGGAGCTTCGAACGTGCAGTTGTGATTGCTAAGATGGTTTGGTTTTGTGTGCTTAATTTGTCACCATCCGCAGATGACACAAATTACGTATTCAATTCAAAAAAAGTAGGTTCTATTTTGGCAGCCATAGAAAATGAATCAGCATAAAATATGCTGATAATTTCTATACGTATAAAGTTGTCTCGTAAGAGAAGAAAACTTATAAACTTGTGGTGGTGGCTGTTGTATTATAATTATACAAAACGACTAAAAAATAACGTCACAATTTTTTAGTACTACGTGTCATCCAATTCCGATTCAATTTGGTTTCGGTTAGTCTactattaaatgatttttttatgggaAAATATTAGTTTgatagttttattaaaaatataaattaaaaatatttgaatttgtgacttttctttcttcttttccgtTTCACCCTAATTAttacatcaattttatatatttctctACCGATATATGTTACTTCCTCTGGTctccaagaagaaaaaaacatatttcacaCATAGGAATTAGTTATCTTCATTAAAAGTGagtctcaattaaaaattgaatatttttcttaaactattatttatttgattttgatatcaaatataaaaaaatatttaatcttattaaataaaaattattttaaaaataaactcattaagacattaataattaaaatttgtttatatttttaaaaaaaagtattgctTATATTCGTAATAAAAGAGAGTATGATATATTAGTATATTATGATGTGTATGGATTATGAGTTAATAATTATCTactgacaatataaaataattgaaataatatgacttcaaataaaattatggtaaaagttaataaatagtacaaatatatcatatatgatttacaaataaaatagaatgtaaaactatttttttttttactgaatgcaagtaaaactattttattgtcAATGTATTCTGTCATGTTCTATTTGCCATCACGTATATATTATACTAGTATTAATTTCGTAAACCACATTAAAATTCGTGAAAAACATAACCCAAAAAgactattataatttatatatatgtacccAAAAGATTATGATTAGTAGGGACCTTTTTGTGTGGAGAATAATCAGATGTGGATGTTATGTGTAGGGAAGTGAATGGGACGAGTCTTCCTTCGAGGAAGCAGTGAGAAGAGTAGTTGCTGACTTGCTACAGTACCAAATGGACCAATAACTTTCTTTGACCAACTTCACCACTCTTTGATTTATCCTGCGGCGATAGTGCATTCTTGATTTTAGTTTAAGTTCCATCAAATCCATTTAATTCAACACCCCACCAGTTGTTGTTATATGTTGGTTTCACAATTaaattggttttgttaattaagtctatttatcatatttgtgtaggttgttgatttttttttagtgtaaatcacgtattttttttattagaagtaATTTTGCTCGAATTGAAGTAATCGatcttattattaataattttatgattttattttatttttctactgtATATGTACTTCAATGGTGATTGTTAAAATCCTAATCATCTTGTTAGATGATAACATGTCAAAAGGTCCTACATGACATTTATCAAAGTAATTTAGATGCAAGATCATCTTAAAGACTAGAAGTTGATGTAATTAGATAAATATTGatgaattaaaatgaataattgtcaagaaagaaaaaaaatggaaaacgaAAGGAAGATACGTCGTATAAATAgcctttcaaaaagaaaagatacgTCGTACGTATAAATAAAAAGACAGATAACCTAATTGATTTTAATGAAACTATAATTAATACTGGCTGATTCAATTGTATAGTGGTCGTGGACCGACTCTTGGCTATAATGTTAtgcatatgatatttttttgagGTATAGAGACAGTGTGTATTGTAGGATATTAAATTTGTACATTGAGTCACCGACAactaacttatttaattaaactgaaaaagtaaaaatgaattcattgttatttttaattagaatactttcaatttaatttcacCAAAAAACAATACTTATATATCTATCTACTTTATAGTAAAATGATCAAGtaaatgtatatttattttctcactttatatatttatctaattttgaAGGAGTCAATGAAATCCCACACATCATATAACCAATTGAACCGATTTAAAGGgacttatataataattattttaatttatatccaGAAATATCGTAGCTTAtacatcaaatttattttccttataTCCTTTGTGCTTATGTGTACTCTGTACTGATGAGTGCTTGGTGTGAAAGggattttaattactaattacaaTCTATGTTAAAGCTAATTCTGGCTTTCTTGCATGcattgatgaaattttttatgtCGCCGACTTCAATTTAGCAATTTACACAAGGACCAAGGGAGCAACATTTGACAATGAAACAGATTGATGGATACAATCCATTTCAAAAGATGGTCAAAATCATAAAGTCATTATAAAATAGCAACCCACAAACTAATGGTTTTGTAATTATTCATTCTATCATGTACATAGGATTCTATCGTTAGtcaatgaattttctttttggaaatttaaattaatcatgTTGGGAGAGAGATGACGGTTTTGACTATGCATCCTCTCAGGCCAACTTATTgttcaaagaattcaataagTTCTGAATACaatataatgtttttgttttcttcagtAAGATCTATGCCGAATCTGTACCACAACCACAATTTGTTACATTACATGAACATATTATTGGAAAATTACCTAGAATTTTTTACGTGAGAATAAGATTAAAAACCATTGACTCTTAATCTTATCATAgatggttaaaattaaaataaaataagtcgTATATGATggtatgatattatatattgattatatatctatacataattatatagtctatatttatttctcttacttttatatattaaaataattctccatcaaatatatatgtcatattttatttttaatcatttggaTACTATATGAGATATTagcgaaaataattttttattttttagttaaattttggattagtcaaaagtcaattttttttatgaacaagatggttaatataaaaaatattctactTCTAGTTTCTAactactttaattaaaaaaattatacagtaagaattatatatattcatcaaAAGAATACCAATGCAATTACCTATCAAGGAAGATAATTGTCACAAACAAACGAAGCTCGCACAAGATAAAACgtattaaaatatgtattcatAAACAAagtcaagactcaagatattggttctcacattttagtattttaagcacacaaatattaatttggataaaaaaaaagatatttttttgtaaataaaatttactgaccgtaaaattaatttagaccAAACGGAAAAACTAATCAAATACGGAAACTAATGTTCAATCCAACTTGTCTTCTTATAGATTTTAAAAAGGTTTTACTACTATTCATGTAATCCTTTTACtacattgttttttatatatattttggtccttatacctaaaaaaaattaccagtACATGTTTTAGTTCTACATAATAACTTTTAGTTATGTTTTGGTTGGTCTCTTCCGTCAATTATCTCTTTCAATGTTATTAGTTAATACTGCCACAAAATTGAATTAGGCAATGCAAGACCGTcacaaattttcttataattataagCAGCCGAAAATTGTTCTCGTcacaaaatagaaattattttcaCCTAACATTTGCTTGTAAGCAAACAAGTTACAAGCTAACTCGGTCACCTTATTTGTATTAGTGCATAattgttagaataaaatatatttaattaaatttctatgaaataaacaataacaaaaaagataatataGGAATGTTATAGAGGAAACAAACGGAAAAAAAAGGGCAAATTGATGAAAAAGTGTAGAGATGCATTACCAATTTTAAAGGTTGTTGGAATGCAGGTATAATATGAAGTCTCATTATGGATAGAAATGAACAATTTGAGTAATATATGtgagaaaaatatgcaaatctAATGCCTTACAATTTTAGAGTTTAATATGGTATTAAAttcacttatataattttttatgggtTTCTAAACTCCCTCATATTTCTCAACAAGTGATATCAAAGTTGATGGTTCAACCAAGTAATTGGCTCATATAAGTATAGCGGTGGTAGTAACAATGTGGTGGAGGTAGCAATGAAAGTGGTGCAACCAATGGTGGCGGTGTTGACAATGGTGACGATGCAGATAGTGGTGATAATGACCATTActagaaaataaacttttagCATCGGTTATTAagaacttttaacatccattatCAACTGATGTTGAAACTATCAATATTAAAAGTGtcaatgttaacatcattttttgaaaaccgatgttaaattaaACTACACAGCATCACAACATCGATTGTAATTATACATAGCACAACTGTAATTTGAGTTCTACCTTCCAAATTTTGTGATTGTGCAAAAGTCTTCCATCCATAACTAATTTTTGCAGATTTCCTCCAATGATTATAAACAATCTTGCATTTCGTAATCCATTCCAAATTCAGATGGGTGAACCTGCACCTTTCATAAATGAGTACATCGTACTCGGCACATCCTGAAAGTAACATTAAGTTCATCTtagatatatatatgattttaaaatttggcaGACAATGGTGTTTTTGTACTGATTATATATAGTGTTGAGTTACTCATCAAACTGTTACAAAACACTTTGTACTCATTCAGCAGGAGTTTAAAAGTGAATGGGTTAGGAATTTGGTGGTACAATGAGTGTCATTTAGGATAAGCTTTTGGTTAAGAGTTGTTTTTGAAGATGTTCAAGAAGAAAATACTTTGTCCAAAATGGGTCATGGTCACTTGATGATTTCCTATGAGTCAATAGAAATCTCTAAGTTCTGTTCATCCAGCCAGTATAGTTGGGTTCACCAGATCTTGGTTATATGTAATAAAATGCATGTTGTCATTACTGTCTAGCAGCTCACTTCACCATAAGACTacatttaaagtaaattaacaTAAGCAATATTGATGTGTTATATCATGTCGCGTTTATTTGAGAACAGTCTTGAAATTCCTAACCTGATCCTTAATATGAACTGTGTTGAACATTTCATCTGGTTTTCTATTAATCTTCATCATTGTTGTAACCATtttattctaatcttttgaTCTTCATTCATTGTTTATAAACtccatttacaatataaaaGTTACTATTAATCCACAACATCTGTTTTGCCTTAAATATGCTCAGTTAGAAACTATTAATCCAACGTTGTATAGTCTCTAATATAAAATTACCCTTTGGCTTAAAAGCTAAAGCTGCTTAAAAATAGATATGCATGCCTACCTACTAGTAGTAAACCAAGAGATATGAGATTGGTCTAGTACATGCCACGGAGTTGAAAGACACAGTGCATATACCCATTTTTGAAAACCAAGAATGGTATTCCTATTTTCAAAGTATCAATTTTTTGCTTCAAGTTAAAAACCCTAACATCATCTTGGGTCTGTGACAGAGGATCGAAAATTTTAACCTAGAGTGTATAAGGATTCTTATCAAGTGAAATAGGTCGACGCATAACTCTGTTGTGGTTGGCCGTTAGATGAACTGACCATGCTCTACCAGTTTAAACATGGATTTCTACTTGACTATATAGGAAAATTCAACTCTTTAAGTACACGTTAATCAATTAatgttttatcatttgtttctcTATGGAATTGCATCAAAATTGCAAGAGGTACTTCAAGTTTCCCTTCACGTACAcacatttttattcattattttttttctctctaatcaTATCaactattggaaaaaaaaattaggggcctaaggtctaaggttgtggcAGAATTCTCACACCAACACAAAGTCTCATTATAAGAAAACAAACAGAACACATAATTTAAGATTAACTGCAAATTTGACCGCTTTAGTATTtctggaaaacaaacaaaacatagaaTTATCTCACCAACACAAATCCGATATGAAATAGTATATTCAAAGTTTCAAACTGTCAGTATTTGTAGTCATTGAAGCATAACAGAGCAAGAAAATAAAACCAGAGATCCGTTGAGGACTGTCTCTAATGGCGTCGGTGAGGTGCTGAGAGTCCGAGATTGAGTGAGGAATGACAAGGTCTAGCGGCGGCGCAGTAGTGCAGAGGTCTGGCGTCGCATCGCGTCGTGAGTGAGGAATGTTGCAATGCGTTGTGGCGACGTGAATGAAGTGAAGACCGAGAGGCGAGAACGAATAGGCGAAGAGAAAGAGAATAGAGGTGTGAGAGGCAGCGATGACGTGGAGACGGAGAGGCGGAGAGGCACCACGAGAGGTTGCAGTGCCAACAGTGAGAGAGTTTCAATGCCACAAGTGCGAAAGTGAGGGATTTCGAGTGAGAGTGAAAGTCAGTAAGGCAGAGGAAGGGAGCTCGAGGGTTTTCGACGCcataaaatcattataaaagatcccacaacatcgatttttaaataaaattgatgttaatgaaGTAactcaacatcgatttttggaaaaatcgatgttgagtTTTTCTTACGTTTTTAccaataacatctatttttcaaaaaatcgacGTTAACACGAgtccattaacatcggtttttgaaaaatcgatgttagtgaactcatgttaacatcgatttttaaaagaTCGATGTTAATGGActcatgttaacatcaattttctgaaaaaaccaatgttaacaaactCGTGTTATTTACGAGTATGCCATcgtatttttgttaacatcgatcttttataaaaccgatgttaatgtagcAATGTTAAAACCATTATTTGTAGTAGTAGACGATGTGGTGGTGGTAGCAATGGAGGTGGTGAAAACAATGGTGGTGATGGTGGTTGTGGTattagtggtggtggtggtggttgtagCAATGTCGGTGGTGTTGGTTACGATGGTGGTGGCTTTCACAATGGTGGCAGTGGTGGAGGTGGTATTGTTAGTAGTAGTGACAatgaaggtggtggtggtgatagcAATATcaatggtggtggtgatgtTGGTGATGGTGACGGTGACACTAATGGTGGTAACAATGTTGTTGGTAATGGTGATGTCGGTGACAATAATAACAGTGATAGTAATGCTTATGATTGTAGTAGTGATAGTCAATTATGACGAAGACGACAATGGTGACAATGATGAAAGTGTTATTAGTGATGGTGACAGTAATAGTAGAGATGGTAGTAATAGTAGTagtaccaacaaaaaaaaatcattgttaaatgtaaaaaatatattttttttaaactaaaaaccaaattcacaaacagttttttttcttggttttaaaaattggtataaaagtattttaaaaatgatttaaaaacaatttcaactttatttttgtcaaacatatgtattttaaaaattacatttaaaactcTAAAGCCAAAAAATCACAACCCTTCCACACAAATCCTAAACTAGTGAGATGATGTTTCAATAAGTGCTGTAAACACACAATCAAGTAAAATTGTACATAAATGCATAAATCCTTTGAAATATCATAAATGCAAACATGGAAACATAGATATATAATTGTGCAcgttattatttatctttttcatttttttcttctttagaaAAATATTGAGCTTAATTAAGTTGTTAAGGAGCATCCCCTTATTTTTGTCATAAACTCGTATattcatattattatatatactcCTCTGGTTCAAGGAGTCCTCAACAACTTATATTTATCTTTCGCCAGTCTGACGAGCCATTATCATTTATTTGTAAGCATTTAGTATCATTGTGCAATTATATGTAAGTACGAAGTCTCATATGTCAAGGTAAAAACATGACTAATATAATATGTTGTTGTAGGGCTCTCGGGCATAGGCCAAGTATAGTCGTGCTTAGCATTGGACCCCTAGGGCGACTAGGTCAAGTATAGTCTTGAAACATGACTaacaaagtaattaaaatgatatttagtcttttattaaacataaaattaattattttaatcataatGCTACTTTTATTTaggtgaaacaaacatattttcctcaattaaacataaaattaattatttaaatcataATGATACTTTTATTTGGGTGAAACTAATTTTTTCCTCAATTAAcctaaatatcaatttatttattaaaattagactGGATTTAGCTCTTATTAAACCAATCTTTTTTCTATGTTTACCAAATCCTAGTCAATCACTTTTAACCATCAATCGTATGTTAATCCCTCTATATTAAAGTGTTAAAATAAGATTATGTCATTGTTTTGTGCCAATAAGCCATTTTTAAAGTTGTAGAGATTAGAGTTCATCTTAATCCACTTAATCTTTGATTAGgagtaacatatttttaatgtaactcTAAACTGTATTGTAATACTTTGTTAGTGAATTTAGCTATAATCACTTTTCCTAAGAGATTTTAGTTGTCCCTAGGAATTTTTACTTCAAAAAACAAATGGAGTCAGAACATTAGATAAATAAGTTTCTTAATATAGTTAATGAGGTCATCTTGCAGTAAGGCCAAGACAATTGAGTACGGTCCTTTTGGGATGGAGATAACAGACAAGGATTAGTTATTTACTTTTCTAATTCTTCTTGTTTGTTGGTGTTAGTAATTTCTTAGCATTTTTATAAGAGTGGTCACCAATCGGGTCAAGTTAAGTTTCGGAAAATTCttaatctaatttaattaaaattgattagatTGGGTTAGGTTGGAATTAAAGTACCTTTtgataataatttcatttatatcaacccagttaaatttaaaataataaagaaaaacttaaaataggaaaaaaaaagaaaatataaaaattgaaaatcatatattttcttaaaaaatcaaaactatTTACAAagcatatttattaaattacattTCTTTCTCGTGCctttaaatgtttaaatttaatacGTATAGATTAAGAAATATTCAATAgaagtaaaatattattatatttagactaaaatatttttattttatgctttatCTTTAATACCTACATCACTAATAGTGAGATATAAATTAAGGATATATTTGGGGGAaagtattaataattaaattttaaaattttaaaacatcaattgttttgagattaaaaaaactaaaacattatAAGAAGATGttatattacattattatttttattttttaattgatgagATTGAGTCAAATATATGTAACTGCTAAACTTAATATCTAACCCTAGTTAATCGAGTTTGTACAAACTTAACTCGGTCAAAACCGTGAACCcaactccttttttttcttgggtCGATTATTGTACCCATCATAATCCCTACTTCTGAATAATAATTTGTCAATCTGAAAATTCAAAGAATCAAAGCAAAAATGTCAAGTTTGACTTACCTAATGTATGAACAATTGCGTgataaatgaaaacaataagaAAAGCTCGGTCCCCAAATATAAGAAACCCACTTCCTTATAACGCCTGGCCCGAAACCTTGATATTGAACGCAAATCTTGTTTGGAAGTTGGAATTAGGACAGTAGACTAATCCTGAGGTAGAAATTAGATTTAAGTAGCTGATGATGTGATGTGATGAAAACTTGATAAGTGACATCATTTCAGAGCATATTGAATGGATTAGAGGAAATTGAAACGAGCAAACTATACTCACAAGTCACACCCTGGTCTTTTATAATGCACAATTTGCAAACGTtactcctattttttttaacctctttaatatacattttttttataaggataCCTACCGGTATAATATATTTGATGAACAATAAAGaatattaatgtaatatattttggGTCATTATGATATTAgggtaaaatatttattaatttgattgataattaattatttatcggAAATTTTGATTAACCACTTTATTTTCATCCACAAAATTTGAAGTTGAGATTTTATATAAGGAGATCAAGTACAAAATACATGATTGATACTTCATAAGGAGAATTTTGTAATTAACATAGATTGATTGGATGATGCATCTTGAAAATACATCAACTAATAGGTATATACATATAATTGCttagttgtaaaaaaaattgcaatacAATTTGTTATATGACGGGGTTGAAGGCACACATGCAAAATTGATGAGGCTATGTCATGATAGTATGAAAATTTTGTGTAATTGTTGGAATGCAACGAATAATGTGCTTATATTGCAACATTGTGATTTAAGGGTTCATTTAATAGAAACATCAATGTAATGGAGCATATGTTCCGTACCTTTTTACTAGAAGGTATGTGATTTTATATTAACAGAAGTGTAGATCTTCAATGAGTATCAACATATTGACAATGTTGGTGTTAAGTGTTAACATTTATGTTTGTGGTTGCACACTTAAAATTACTCATGGCCTATCATGTGCATGTGAACTCGTTAGATATACCTTTGAGATCCACTCATGTGCATTGAAAAAAGTTATTGGTTACTATagaagaaatgggtaattgttggGGAAGGTGGCTGAACTTGTTAGATatgtaagaattaatgtcttatgtgagaggcatgtgatTTATGTAGgaactaataagtaaataattaacgattaatggctaaattgtaattgggcttaataggagaagtttctagaactaattgctacttgatgggagtagtggttataaaaggggtttaatacccactaacgtaaaataaggtcccctttctgaccagaaaagtgttctctctcacccatagccatcacgaacggagagaggcagaaaagaaaggccaaaacgaagtgaaatcttatttctctccttttccaaggaaatcaaagtacaACAGAAGTTCCTATGAagaaaggtacaagtcttcctacggagaaaggtacacaaaacattatctattgtttattgattgtttgtgagaatcataggtttcaagatcttgttgtttcctataattgatatTCTAGGAAATCTCTTAAGAAatttttacatgtggtatcagagcatgtgttataaaatttatgattctccaagaatgatttaatttttccaaattatgcatgaacactaattatgaaatttagggataatttaatttcttcaaattatgCATCaaacctaattatgaaatttagggattttaatttttgttacatgtatctttaattaatgttttaataatGTGTCTTTCgcgttaattatattttccgcTACAAAGTATGAAATTATGTATATCATGAGAAAGCTTCTACCGTGCCATTAATGGACGTTAAGCATTTAACTAGAATGAGAGTAGAGAAAGccattaatttatttctaatggAGAAAGGCTAATTCAATTGTTTTGGAGAAAGCTGTGTGACCGTAAAGTAGGTTCCTTTAAATTCCAAATCATGGAAAAGGTTGCTGCACGACGTTCcgggaagaagaaaggaaatattttgaaaattgctatttgcaaacctctttttgttatttccaatcccacttgtgattttttttttaaaaaaaaatgattattaaacgtaattaaaggattgaaagtttatattctttaattaaattaacgtgaatgttttgcaattattggtaatagtaaatatatgtatatgctacatatttgtttgaacgtgtttgaatgcaaaaaacacaaataaatataaatattattttatggcctggaatgaaattaatagaatgactagaattgttaatagcaataagtatgtgcagaccatatataattgattgaaattaaatgtatgttgaatttgttagtcaccaaagtgaccaaatttgtaaggttatttaattccaaattaatgatatttcaattatatttggttggaattaaatgtatgttgaatttgttagtcaccaaagtggccaaatttgtaaggttatttaattccaaattaatgattatttcaattatattggttggaattaaatgtatgttgaatttgttagtcaccaaagtggccaaatttgtaaggttatttaattccaaattaatgattatttgattactcatagaataatggatgctaaattatatgattattggtttatgggtaattgaaattcattgttataaggcatttatggatcgcccaaaggttgattagttgttcttataattaatgaatataattgtaggcaatttgtgtgtatcattagttttatttatatgcccaaaggaaatagatactactaattggtgcatatttaattgccaaataatgttaaaattttattagcatcattatgtttgtatgttgttgttggtgtatcacccaaaggagaacatcaatatacattgtcCGTTATtgaatgaatcatatgtatgacatgtattttatgtctcaaaacacttatgtgaattttattatgtaatacatgttttgaattcattggattcttatgtatcatctgtagccaattttaatgggcttaacttctctgacagaaatgagcaagtccaatttcaccttagtgttttggatcatgatcttgctatgttggaagagaagtttgttactattattgatgctagtagcaatgaagagaaagttcattataaaacttgggaaagatctaacagactcagcctaatgttgatgagaatgactgttgcagacagtattaagacaactctccctaaaATCGAAAGTGCTAAAAGTTTATGTGATTAGTG
It contains:
- the LOC102661072 gene encoding keratin, type II cytoskeletal 2 epidermal-like, with amino-acid sequence MRCGDVNEVKTERRERIGEEKENRGVRGSDDVETERRRGTTRGCSANSERVSMPQVRNNVKTIICSSRRCGGGSNGGGENNGGDGGCGISGGGGGCSNVGGVGYDGGGFHNGGSGGGGIVSSSDNEGGGGDSNINGGGDVGDGDGDTNGGNNVVGNGDVGDNNNSDSNAYDCSSDSQL